The window attattattgttattattattattataatttcatgtttttatttcattatcatgatgatcatcaccattattacttcACTGTCCACAAGAAGATACAAAATCACCATTATTGATCGAAGCAAAGACAATATTGGTCTATCACAAACTTGTAACATACGAACTAGTATCAAACCAATAATGCAAACATCAAAACGTTATCAAAATCAATAACTAAATACTGATATTTTTCACAATACAGGTTTGAGAGAAACCAAACTGGTCATACAATAGCCTTTTCTTTAAGAATGcgcatgaaaataatgaaaagacttATTCTTAGGGTTTATAGACAAAAAAttacaactcctgctaccttgCCATTATTAAGaggctacaactactactactactgtgtagTGCCACTACGTCTAGTACCACCCTTCACTCTGCCGCATCAAGCAAACCACTCGTCCTGCTCTCCGCTGAAGAATGCTGGGTACCTTTGCTTCAGGCGTCGGCGGCGGCCTCGCACCTCGTCCatgaagaacacaaagaagacGTGGATACCTAAGCTGGTGGCGCCTTGAATGCACTGGAACAGCGTCAGGGAGAGCTGTCGCCACCACGCCCCGCCCACCAGTATGGCGAGGTGCATGAGAGTGACCGTGGGCACCACCACGTACATCAGCATGAACGCCTGCACGTTATCGCGGCCCAAGCAGTTCGCCACGTACCTGCAGTGGTGATCTCGCTCCCACACGCACTGCTTGCACACCGAACAGTGACGAGCGATGTCCGGCCTGGGCTGGTTACACTCAACGCAGTGTTCAGACCAGCCCGgcgctccctccttccccgcTGCGTGTTGCTGCGTCACGCGGCCCGCAGGCATCCAGCTGATGGCATAGAAAAGGAAGGTCGTCACGCTGGCCGACACCCACACCACGGCCTACACCGGGAACGCCCACGTGCCGTACACGAGCGGAATGAAATCCCGGTGCAGGTTAACAAGGAAAAACCCGATAAAGCACAGCGGCAGTATCTGCACCGCTGCACAGTTCAGCCACATCAGTGTCCGCCACTCtcggtcttcctcctccttgtccttatGTGTGTTGGCCTCGCCGGCCTTGAGGTCGTGGGTCTCGTATTCCTTGAGCAGCTGGACAAACATGGAGCCCGAGTCAGAAAACCTAAGCGGGCGAGGGCCAGAAGGCCTGCTCTCCTCGTCGTCTTGGCAGTGTGGTGGCGTCATTTTGCTCTTCTCTGTGAACACTGGCTGGTGTGCGCATAAGAAGCTGGTCGTCTCCGCCACCTCTTCCAGAGGCCCCTGAGAATCAGTCTCACCCTGCAGGGAAGAGTCGCCTGAAGCGGCACCCTCAGTGGGAGTAGTGTTGGCGAGGTGCGCGGGCAGCTGAGCCACAGCAGTGCCCTCACCGGGGCAAGTCACCGCCACTCCCACAGAGCTGCAAGTGACGTCCAGGGTTAGAGGCGTCGTGCAGGACTGCAGACAGTACATCAGACCTTCGAGCCGCAGGTGCAGGAAGGTGTTTATCACCGCGCCCTGCATCGTCCACACCTTCACTTGCACAGGCAGGACAGCCTTCACCTTCCTCAGCGTGCACAGCCGCACCAGTGTGCACGGCGTCTTGTTGCGCCACTCTCCTGTAGCGTGTCTTTCCCAGGAGTGCTTAGCGAACACCAAGTCAGCGAGGACTCGCTTCTtggtggagaagagaggaaagcctCGGTGCTGAATGACGCTCAACCTGAGGCGACAGGGCCCCAGCCCAGGCTCCGCCGCCCGAGCCATGCAGCGCATCAGGTGCAGGGGCTCCGTTTTGGCCATTTCAATGTTGTGTAACTTTGAAAGTAATGTATTCCTATCATTTTTGTTGAAGTAGGAAAGTAAAGAGTTAACTGTAGCAGCCATTTTCTAGGTCATGGGCAAACAattctacagagagagagagagagagagagagagagagagagagagagagagagagagagagagagagagagagagagagagagagagagagagagagagagagagagagagagagagagagagagagagagagagagagagagagagagagagagagagagagagagaaagagagagagagagaacaaaaagaaaacagacacacagaaacagataaagaagaCGCGCAGATAGACCGATAGAGACTGAGACACAAGACAAAGAGGATGCAAGCCAAAGCAACAAAGAGTCAAAAGAGTTCACCACAAAACacaggaagagtaaagaaacaGACACGTGCGAGCCTCTAGAGATGAAATGAGggcaaagggaggaaggaatatggCTCTCCATCTCTCAGGATTTAATATTGTAATTCGCCTTCCCTGGAGTGCGAATGTTGGTAGAGACGGACCTCACTTAGCAAGGCACCAGGAAGAGTAAGGGAGGGTCATTCTATCATATCtcacaggaacacaaaggaatgcag is drawn from Portunus trituberculatus isolate SZX2019 chromosome 44, ASM1759143v1, whole genome shotgun sequence and contains these coding sequences:
- the LOC123519078 gene encoding palmitoyltransferase ZDHHC3-like encodes the protein MPAGRVTQQHAAGKEGAPGWSEHCVECNQPRPDIARHCSVCKQCVWERDHHCRYVANCLGRDNVQAFMLMYVVVPTVTLMHLAILVGGAWWRQLSLTLFQCIQGATSLGIHVFFVFFMDEVRGRRRRLKQRYPAFFSGEQDEWFA